From the Musa acuminata AAA Group cultivar baxijiao chromosome BXJ1-2, Cavendish_Baxijiao_AAA, whole genome shotgun sequence genome, one window contains:
- the LOC135601272 gene encoding uncharacterized protein LOC135601272, whose amino-acid sequence MNAWAATVLSMRGKDDDSVVLQLVSGTPNLSIEEEVSKDGSNLRFRFNCSADSNEGQGMKLLKEDIGAGMRSLYFKVLGIMSMSVVAASIHHSYHQPETLKLEPEHNVAS is encoded by the exons ATGAACGCTTGGGCGGCGACG GTTCTAAGTATGAGAGGCAAAGATGATGACAGTGTCGTGTTACAGCTGGTCTCTGGTACCCCGAACCTGTCAATTGAG GAGGAGGTAAGTAAAGACGGAAGTAATCTGCGCTTTCGATTTAATTGTTCAGCTGACAGCAATGAGGGTCAAGGAATGAAGCTCTTGAAAGAAGATATAGGAGCAGGAATGCGGTCGCTCTACTTCAAAGTTCTCGGCATAATGTCAATGTCTGTTGTTGCTGCTTCTATCCACCACTCCTACCACCAACCTGAGACCCTCAAACTCGAGCCAGAGCACAATGTGGCTTCATAG